A region of Triplophysa dalaica isolate WHDGS20190420 chromosome 20, ASM1584641v1, whole genome shotgun sequence DNA encodes the following proteins:
- the stxbp3 gene encoding syntaxin-binding protein 3 — translation MATGTEHGLKKLVWQRIKESIFDDCKKSEVWKILILDQFTTRLLSSCCKMSDLMSEGITIVEDLYKSREPVPEMKAVYFMTPTAKCIDLFIDDFKSKPKYKAAYIYFTDYCPDDLFDKMRKNCAKYIKLCKEINVSFLPLEAQVFTCDVPEAFKNIYNPDSKVKDQTLEQLAKQIVSLCATLEEYPGVRYKRDSEPGYGRKLANLVDNKLAQHFELDDNWQKKGKTQAQLLIVDRALDPVSPILHELTYQAMAYDLIPIRDSIYKYKLKDGSIKDALLNEEDELWVKLRHMHIAEVTEQIPKLVKQISKQQADGKITIGALSQLMKKMPAFRKQVAQKTVHLNLAEDLMNHFQLNVEKLCKAEQDLAVGADAEGQKVKDPMRTLLPVLLHPHDINDKIRAVLLYIFSLNGTTEENLNKLIQHVKIEDKSEYVLNWKHLGVPILSSSSSFFSSGKQSRRNRSDEETYKVSRWTPVLKDVMEDAIENKLDIKDWPFQSECPSAWNGSRAVSARQKHKGSSPDDLRNGSRLIIFVLGGVSYSEMRCAYEVTQANKSCEVIIGSTDILTPCSLLEDIYNLTRQPMETFTIMEDKP, via the exons ATGGCAACTGGAACAGAACACGGCTTGAAAAAACTAGTTTGGCAAA GAATCAAGGAATCCATTTTTGATGACTGCAAAAAGTCAGAAGTATGGAAG ATCCTCATCCTGGACCAGTTCACCACCCGCCTTCTTTCCTCCTGCTGCAAAATGTCTGATCTCATGTCAGAGGGCATCACAA TTGTTGAAGACCTTTACAAAAGCAGAGAACCAGTTCCTGAAATGAAGGCAGTCTACTTTATGACCCCCACTGCCAAG tgtattgatttattcattGATGACTTTAAATCAAAACCCAAGTATAAAGCTGCATATATCTACTTCACTGACT ACTGTCCTGATGATCTCTTCGACAAGATGAGGAAAAACTGTGCCAAATAcattaaattgtgtaaagagATCAACGTTTCTTTTCTACCGCTGGAAGCACAG GTGTTCACCTGCGACGTCCCAGAAGCCTTCAAGAACATCTACAACCCTGACAGCAAGGTCAAAGATCAGACTCTGGAGCAACTGGCCAAACAGATCGTCTCACTCTGTGCCACGCTGGAGGAATACCCTGGAGTGCGATATAAGAG AGATTCTGAGCCCGGTTATGGAAGGAAGTTGGCCAACCTGGTGGATAATAAACTGGCACAACATTTTGAGCTGGATGACAACTGGCAAAAAAAG GGTAAGACGCAGGCGCAGCTTCTGATCGTTGACCGTGCACTAGACCCTGTAAGCCCAATCCTTCATGAGCTGACCTACCAGGCCATGGCTTATGACCTCATACCTATCAGGGACAGCATCTATAA GTACAAATTAAAGGACGGTTCTATAAAAGATGCTTTACTGAATGAAGAGGATGAATTATGGGTAAAATTACGGCATATGCATATCGCTGAGGTCACTGA GCAAATCCCCAAACTGGTGAAGCAAATCTCTAAGCAACAGGCTGATGGGAAG ATCACAATCGGAGCCCTATCACAGCTCATGAAGAAGATGCCTGCTTTCCGTAAACAGGTTGCTCAG AAAACCGTCCACTTAAATTTAGCAGAGGATCTAATGAATCATTTCCAGCTGAACGTGGAAAAACTCTGCAAAGCTGAACAG GATCTGGCTGTAGGTGCAGACGCTGAGGGTCAGAAGGTCAAGGATCCCATGAGGACACTGCTTCCTGTGCTGTTACACCCTCATGACATTAACGATAAGATCCGAGCTGTTCTCCTTTACATTTTCAGTCTCAACG GAACGACAGAGGAAAATTTGAATAAACTTATTCAGCACGTGAAGATCGAGGATAAGAGCGAGTATGTCCTGAACTGGAAACATCTTGGAGTTCCCATCCTCTCTTCG TCGTCAAGTTTCTTCTCATCTGGAAAACAGTCCCGAAGGAATCGATCAGACGAGGAGACTTATAAAGTGTCTCGCTGGACACCTGTTCTCAAAGATGTCATGGAG GATGCCATAGAGAATAAACTGGATATCAAAGACTGGCCATTCCAGTCTGAATGCCCATCAGCATGGAACGGTTCACGTGCTGTAAG TGCACGGCAGAAGCACAAGGGCAGTTCTCCAGATGATCTCAGGAACGGCTCGCGACTCATCATCTTCGTCTTGGGTGGAGTCAGTTACTCAGAAATGCGCTGCGCATATGAAGTCACGCAGGCCAATAAATCCTGTGAGGTCATCATCG GCTCTACAGACATCCTTACTCCATGTAGTTTACTTGAGGACATTTATAATCTGACCAGACAGCCCATGGAAACTTTTACCATTATGGAGGACAAGCCTTGA
- the rabggta gene encoding geranylgeranyl transferase type-2 subunit alpha — MHGRVKVKSTAQQEEEKKKEREKKLKVFVSARDAVFKKRSAGENDEEAMLLTQQLLSSNPDFATLWNYRREILMHLETLREKDDVQKLFETELNFIEACLKVNPKSYGSWHHRTWITARMPRPDWTRELGLCDRCLSLDERNFHCWDYRRMVVKASGVSVEQELQFTDRLIGSNFSNYSSWHYRSTLLPQLHPQSASDSAPNASSSPTASPQTHSHRVCEEQLLTEYELVHNAFFTDPNDQSSWFYYRWLLGRAEREEMISCVYVSREGETVAVAFSKPDHALSVGLMLVLDGQPLQVDWRSAHPRFRQSPVWLCDLPAGCISNINNEHNLTIHWTKKQTRRDCGLFTGSVECWCRDSATDQELFRSELSVEKTSVLQAELQSCNQLLELEPQNKWCLLTIILLMRALDPLGHEKETLAHFQTLKEVDPMRSSYYSDLCSKFLIENTILKMEYAEVRVFSLSNKNLTTLCHLDQLLLVTHINLSSNQLVRLPPQFAMLRCLEVLEADDNAIENLEGVYNLPKLEEISLKNNHICKLSDLEVLASCPKLTRLDLHGNPVSEIADLQSQLAKLLTMVTSLSL; from the exons ATG caCGGACGTGTGAAAGTCAAGTCGACAGCACAGCAGGaggaagaaaagaagaaagaaagagagaaaaagttAAAAGTGTTTGTATCTGCTCGAGATGCTGTGTTTAAAAAG AGGAGTGCTGGAGAAAACGATGAGGAAGCTATGCTGTTGACACAGCAGCTTCTGTCCTCCAACCCAGACTTCGCCACCCTGTGGAACTATAGGAGAGAAATTCTGATGCACCTGGAGACGTTACG AGAAAAGGATGATGTGCAGAAGCTCTTTGAGACTGAGCTGAACTTCATCGAGGCCTGTCTGAAAGTGAACCCCAAATCTTACGGCAGCTGGCACCACCGCACCTGGATCACGGCACGCATGCCAAGGCCCGACTGGACACGAGAACTCGGCCTCTGCGATCGCTGCCTCAGCCTGGATGAACGCAACT ttCATTGCTGGGATTACAGGCGGATGGTGGTAAAAGCGTCTGGCGTTTCTGTCGAGCAGGAGCTGCAGTTTACAGATCGTCTGATCGGCTCCAATTTTTCCAACTACTCCAGCTGGCATTACCGAAGCACTCTGTTACCACAGCTCCACCCACAGTCTGCATCTGACTCTGCCCCTAATGCAAGCTCCTCCCCCACAGCCTCGCCTCAAACTCACTCACACAGAGTCTGCGAGGAACAGCTACTGACAG AGTATGAGCTGGTGCATAACGCCTTCTTCACTGACCCCAATGACCAGAGCTCCTGGTTTTACTATCGCTGGCTGCTGggcagag CGGAGCGAGAGGAGATGATCAGTTGTGTGTACGTCAGTAGGGAGGGCGAGACGGTTGCTGTTGCGTTCTCCAAACCCGACCAC GCTCTGTCTGTCGGTCTGATGTTGGTGTTAGATGGTCAGCCTCTTCAGGTGGACTGGAGAAGTGCTCATCCACGTTTTCGTCAAAGCCCTGTCTGG CTGTGTGACCTTCCAGCCGGCTGTATCAGCAACATCAATAATGAACACAACCTCACCATCCACTGGACAAAGAAACAGACACGCAGAGACTGTGGTCTCTTCACAG GTTCTGTTGAATGCTGGTGTAGAGATTCTGCCACAGACCAGGAACTCTTCAG gaGTGAGTTATCTGTAGAGAAGACCTCAGTGCTTCAGGCTGAACTTCAGTCCTGCAATCAACTTCTGGAACTCGAACCACAAAACAAAT GGTGTCTGCTGACGATCATACTCTTAATGAGAGCTCTGGATCCACTGGGTCACGAGAAGGAGACTTTGGCTCATTTTCAAACCCTTAAA GAGGTGGACCCTATGCGGTCTTCCTACTACAGTGACCTGTGCAGTAAGTTTCTGATTGAAAACACCATTCTGAAAATGGAGTATGCAGAGGTTCGAGTGTTCAGTCTGTCAAATAAG AACCTGACGACCCTGTGCCACCTTGATCAGCTTCTCTTGGTGACGCACATCAATCTCTCCTCCAATCAGCTTGTGAGGCTGCCGCCTCAGTTTGCCATGCTGCGATGTCTAGAG gTTCTGGAAGCAGATGATAATGCTATTGAAAATCTTGAGGGCGTGTACAATCTGCCTAAACTGGAGGAAATCTCTCTGAAGAATAATC ATATCTGTAAACTATCTGATCTAGAAGTCTTGGCGTCCTGCCCCAAATTGACCAGACTGGATCTGCATGGAAACCCTGTTAGCGAAATCGCAGATTTACAATCCCAGTTAGCCAAGTTGTTGACAATGGTTACTTCCCTGTCTCTTTGA